Proteins co-encoded in one Lusitaniella coriacea LEGE 07157 genomic window:
- a CDS encoding GNAT family N-acetyltransferase, with product MLWENASKIAHSFLKEDFLVQERKNIPELYLPNADTWVVDADNQVVGFIALLGNEVGAIFLQPKYHGKKIGKLMMDKAQELHGNLEVEVFEKNSIGRNFYAKYGFKLIEKKIHKQTGERLLRLKFIANK from the coding sequence TTGTTATGGGAAAATGCTTCAAAAATTGCTCATTCATTTTTAAAAGAAGACTTTCTGGTACAAGAAAGGAAGAATATTCCAGAATTATATTTACCCAATGCTGATACTTGGGTTGTAGATGCCGACAATCAAGTTGTTGGATTTATTGCACTGCTCGGCAATGAAGTCGGCGCAATATTTCTTCAGCCTAAGTATCATGGTAAGAAAATAGGTAAACTGATGATGGATAAGGCTCAAGAGCTTCATGGCAACTTGGAAGTAGAAGTTTTTGAAAAAAATTCAATTGGTCGTAATTTTTATGCCAAATATGGCTTCAAGCTGATTGAGAAGAAGATTCATAAGCAAACGGGCGAACGACTACTGCGCCTAAAATTCATTGCCAACAAATAG
- a CDS encoding T4 RnlA family RNA ligase: MKEIKTLIDITNLLKQDFNNWRDFGYISVGECGDLRIFNYTAKAQFEGRWNYLETVSRGLILHAKTGEVVARPFDKFFNWGERNRFTSAPIKSVTEKMDGSLGILYRLEGKYRIATRGSFDSEQAIWATQFLEHNYDLSGLPSEITLLFEIIYPGNRIVVDYRGREDLVLLAMRNRVTGEYYPWQAVETIAENYGISLPAVYTFDTPEQLIRGTETLNTNSEGWVVEFLDGQRFKFKGEEYCKLHKLISGLSFKKTLEQIANGTFGEWKNGVPDEFLDEVNAWSNKIQGVVEEIEAQVEGVFQLAPKNTRKEFALWAMKNHKSISSYLFAKLDGRPLKPLVYKLAFQDSLQENKALEATEKSSPTL, from the coding sequence ATGAAAGAAATAAAAACCCTTATAGATATTACAAACTTGCTCAAACAAGATTTTAATAACTGGCGAGATTTTGGTTATATATCAGTTGGCGAGTGTGGCGACTTGAGAATATTCAATTACACCGCTAAAGCCCAATTTGAAGGTCGATGGAATTATCTTGAAACTGTTAGTCGTGGATTGATTCTACACGCTAAAACAGGCGAAGTCGTAGCTCGCCCTTTTGATAAGTTTTTCAATTGGGGAGAGAGGAATCGCTTTACATCCGCCCCAATTAAATCGGTTACAGAAAAGATGGACGGAAGTCTTGGTATTTTATATCGTCTTGAAGGGAAATATCGCATCGCCACACGTGGAAGTTTCGACAGCGAACAGGCAATTTGGGCAACCCAGTTTTTGGAACACAATTATGACTTATCTGGTTTGCCAAGTGAAATCACCTTACTGTTTGAGATTATTTATCCGGGCAATCGTATTGTAGTCGATTATCGAGGTCGTGAAGATTTAGTACTTTTGGCAATGCGGAATAGAGTTACAGGTGAATATTACCCTTGGCAAGCTGTTGAGACGATAGCGGAGAATTATGGGATTAGTTTACCCGCTGTTTATACATTTGACACGCCAGAGCAGTTGATTCGAGGGACTGAGACACTTAATACCAACTCGGAAGGTTGGGTGGTTGAGTTCCTGGATGGGCAACGGTTCAAATTCAAGGGTGAAGAATATTGCAAACTTCATAAGTTGATAAGCGGTTTGAGTTTTAAAAAAACTTTAGAGCAGATAGCAAATGGCACATTTGGAGAGTGGAAAAATGGAGTTCCAGATGAGTTTTTAGATGAGGTGAATGCTTGGTCAAATAAGATACAAGGGGTAGTAGAAGAAATAGAGGCACAGGTTGAAGGCGTTTTTCAATTAGCTCCGAAGAATACTCGTAAAGAGTTTGCTCTTTGGGCTATGAAAAATCATAAATCGATCTCGTCTTATCTGTTTGCGAAATTAGATGGTAGACCTCTCAAACCATTAGTTTACAAACTAGCCTTTCAAGACTCACTACAGGAAAACAAAGCGTTGGAGGCGACTGAAAAATCTAGCCCAACACTTTAG
- a CDS encoding DNA/RNA non-specific endonuclease, with amino-acid sequence MPLSASLFCVFSLVLGGCDLLLEAPAPIASPLAFGNPSNAGSEPDNYLMEKPQYVLSYNRERGTANWVAWTLNPQWLGDAERQNDFRPDDSLPEDWYRVRPSDYTRSGYDRGHLTPSADRTASEADNSATFLMTNIIPQHPKNNRGPWKDLEEYCRELVDRGQTLYIVAGIHGKREKIGKRKRVTAPMSTWKIIVVLEQPGMRVAEISERTRIIAVEIPNRERIRDDWKKYRVSVDRLEEKTGYDFLQPVPQATQEALELRVDNLE; translated from the coding sequence ATGCCTTTATCCGCAAGTCTTTTCTGTGTCTTTAGCCTGGTATTGGGGGGATGCGACCTTCTCTTGGAAGCGCCCGCGCCCATTGCTTCTCCCCTCGCCTTTGGCAACCCCAGCAACGCTGGAAGCGAACCCGACAACTATCTAATGGAAAAACCTCAGTATGTCCTCTCCTACAATCGAGAACGGGGAACGGCGAATTGGGTTGCTTGGACGTTAAACCCTCAGTGGTTAGGAGATGCAGAACGGCAGAACGATTTTCGTCCCGACGATTCCTTACCGGAAGACTGGTATCGCGTGCGACCGAGCGACTATACCCGTAGCGGTTACGATCGCGGACACCTAACTCCCTCCGCCGATAGAACAGCCAGCGAAGCAGATAACTCCGCAACTTTTTTGATGACCAATATCATACCGCAACATCCCAAGAACAATCGGGGACCTTGGAAAGATTTAGAAGAGTATTGTCGAGAATTGGTCGATCGCGGTCAAACGTTATATATTGTTGCTGGAATCCACGGTAAAAGAGAGAAAATTGGCAAAAGGAAGCGGGTGACAGCGCCGATGTCAACCTGGAAAATTATCGTCGTCTTAGAGCAGCCGGGAATGAGAGTTGCAGAAATATCGGAAAGGACGCGAATCATTGCTGTTGAGATTCCCAATCGGGAGAGAATTCGCGACGACTGGAAAAAGTACCGCGTGTCCGTGGATCGCTTGGAAGAAAAAACAGGCTACGACTTCCTTCAACCCGTCCCTCAAGCAACTCAAGAAGCGCTCGAACTTCGAGTGGATAATTTAGAGTAG